GTTGTTGTTCGCTCATGCGTCCTCCTGTGGTGTGGTGGGCTTACTGCAGGCCGGTGGATTTCTGGAAGGTGTTGCCGACCAGCGGCCGCGCATCGGTCTGTGCGACATGGCACTGCACACAGAAGTAGCGGCGCGTCGAAACGCCAGCGAGTTCGTGGCCATCGCGGTCGCGGAAGTGGGTGACGGATATCTTCGTGGCGCCGGTTTCCTGGGCACGACTCCAGGAATGGCAGTCGAGGCATTTGTTGAAGTTCTTCGTGATCTGGTAGTTGCGGATGTCGTGCGGAATCAGCGGCGGCTGCTGCACGAAGTCGCGCGGCAGCGCGCCCCGGTCGTTCGGGACCTTGGGCACATCGGGCTCCAGCGACGGCCCGATGACGTCGGTGCCGCGCAGGCTTCTGACCGCAACCTGCGTATCGGCGGCCTGGATCGGCAGGGCGAAGGCGAGCGTGGCGGCCAGCGCAAGGCAAAGAGAGGCTACTTTTCTGATTGTCATGATTCGCTCCTGTTGAATCGGGTCGTCATCGCGAAAACGTCCTTGCTGCAGATGTCGATGCAGCGGCCGCAACTGGTGCAGGCGGGCGCCAGGATGAGTGGATGGGTCTGGCCTTCGCGCTTGAGCGCGGGGCGGATGACGTGGGGTTCGGGGCAGACTGCGAAGCAGTCCATGCAGTCGTCGCAGGCGCGGCGCTTCGGTGCGCTGACGCGCAGCAGGGCGGTGTGGCCAAGAAATGCATAGAAGGCGCCGACCGGGCACAGGTGGCCGCACCAGCCGCGCGGCGCGACCAGCAGGTCGTAAGCGAACACCGCTGCGACGATGCCCCAGGCGAGTCCGCCGCCGAACACCAGCGCGCGGTGCAGCATCGTGACCGGGTTGACCCATTCCCAGGCGATCGTGCCGGTCAGCGCCGAGACGACGAGCACGACCGCCAGCAGCCAGCGGCGTGTCGCTTCCGGTGGCACTCGTCCGCCCTTGAGCCCGAGCCGGCGGCGCAGCGCGGCGGCCGCATCGGTAACGAGGTTGACCGGGCAGACCCAGCTGCAATACAGGCGGCCACCAACGGCGAGGTAGAAGGCGAGCACGATTGCCGCGCCGATCAGCGCGCTGCGGTCGGGCACATGGCCGGCCGCAAGCGACTGCGCGAGGATCAGGGGATCGGTGAGTGGCAGCACGCCCAGCGTGAGGCTGGAAGCGAGGTTGCCCTTGACGATCCAGACGCCCGCCAGCGGCCCGAGCAGGAACAGCGCGAGCAGACCGAGCTGCGAGCCACGGCGCAGCAGCAGCCACTTGTGCGCGGGCCACCAGCCCTTGTCGGTGATCGCTTCGTCGCCGAGGCGCCTTGCGCTCGTCGGGGTGGATGTGGTGTTCATGGTGCCCACCCTGCAGGCAGGGATTGGCCCGCAGCCGCATCGACACCCGCGGTCGGTGCGCCAAGGTCGTCGCGACCGCGCACCGGCAGTTTGATTTGCTCACCGATCAGCGAGTGGCCGGCCCTCTCGCGCTCTTCCCAACCCTTGCGGTAGTGGGTGGCCGGCGCGCCCTGCGCCAGCTTGCGCGGCAGCACCTTGATCGCCGCTTCCGGCAGCACGCAGGATTTCTCGCACTTGCCGCAACCCGTACAGGCATCGGAATGCACGGTCGGCAGCAGCATCGCGTGGCGGTCGCTGCGCGGGTTGTGTTTCGTCTCGAGCGTGATCGCCTTGTCGATCGCCGGGCATACGCGGTAGCACACGTCGCAGCGCAGGCCGAGGAAATTGAGACAGTGCTCCTGGTCGATCAGCACCGCCAGCCCCATCTGTGCCTTGCTGATGTCGCTCAGCCCGTGGTCGAGCGCGCCGGTGGGGCAGGCCTTCACGCACGGGATGTTGTCGCACATCTCGCACGGCACCTTGCGCGCCTCGAAATACGGCGTGCCACTCGCGACGGTGTCGCCCGGCGTGGCGAGCTTCAAGGTGTCGAAGGGGCAGTCGCGCACACACAGGCCGCAACGCACGCAGCTTGCAAGGAAATCGGCCTCTGTCAGCGCACCGGGCGGGCGCAGCGCGGTGGCGGGCAATGCGCGCGCCTGTTGCGCGTAAAGGCCGAGCCCCAGGCCGAGCACGCAAGCGCCACCGGCCGCCCCTGCAGCGGTCTGCAGGAAGCGGCGGCGGTCGAAGGCGGTGCGTGCGCTTGGGCTCACGATGGCAGGCGATCGGTCGAGTGGGTGAAGGGCGCCTTGCTGGCGTAGATCCGTGCGGCGCCGTCGCGCTGGTGTGCGGCGGGCGCGCACGGGATCAATCGCGTGCAATGCGCTGCATCGGTTCGCTTGGGCTCAGGCTTTCACCACCTTCACGGCGCACTTCTTGAAGTCCGTCTGCTTCGAGATCGGGCAGGTGGCGTCCAGCGTGAGCTTGTTGACCAGTCGGCCTTCGTCGAAGAAGGGGATGAAGATCAGCCCCATCGGTGGCTTGTTGCGGCCGCGGGTTTCCAGCAGCGCGACGATGTCGCCGCGGCGCGAGATGACCTTGCAGCGCATGCCGCGCTGCAAGCCACGCTTCTTCGCGTCGTCCGGGTGCATGAAGATCACCGCTTCCGGCACCGCCTTGTGCAATTCGGCGACACGGCGCGTCATCGTGCCGGTGTGCCAGTGCTCCAGCACGCGGCCAGTGCACAGCCACATGTCGAACTCGGCGTCCGGCTTCTCGGGCGGATCCTGGTAGGGCAGCGCGAAGACCACCGCCTTGCCATCCTTCTGACCGTAGAACTTGATGCCTTCGCCCTTCTTGACGTACGGGTCGTAGCCTTCGCGATAGCGCCACAGGGTTTCCTTGCCATCGACGACTGGCCAGCGCAGGCCGCGTGCCTTGTGATAGACGTCAAACGCGGCAAGGTCGTGACCATGGCCGCGGCCGAACTGCGCGTATTCCTCGAACAACCCCTTCTGCAGGTAGAAGCCGAAGGCCGTCGCTTCGTTGTTGGAATAGCCCTTGATCGCGTGGCCGTTCACCTTCTCGAGTTCGGCGAGCGGGAACTTGTTGACCACCTTGTTCGCGTACAGCACGTCGTACAGCGTCTTGCCTTTGTATTCCGGCTTCTTTGCGATCAGCTCGGCTGGCCACACTTCTTCGACCTTGAAGCGCTTGGAGAACTCGACGAACTGCCACAGGTCAGAACGTGCCTCGCCCGGCGCCTGCACCTGCTGGCGCCAGAACTGCGTGCGGCGCTCGGCATTGCCGAAGGCGCCTTCCTTTTCGGTCCACATCGCGGCCGGCAGGATCAGGTCGGCCGACAGTGCAGACACCGTAGGGTAGGCGTCGGACACGACGACGAAGGCTTCCGGATTCCGCCAGCCGGGGTAGATCTCGCCGTTGACGTTGGGCCCGGCCTGCATGTTGTTGGTGGTGCTGGTCCAGTAGCACTTCACCTTGCTGTCTTTCAGCGCGCGGCTCTGCGCCACGGCGTGCAGGCCGATCTTGTCGGGGATCGTGCCTTCCGGCAGTTGCCAGATCTCTTCCGCGTGCTTGCGGTGGTCCGGGTTGGTCACCAGCATGTCCGCCGGCAGGCGGTGCGCGAAGGTACCCACTTCCCGCGCGGTGCCGCAGGCCGATGGCTGGCCGGTCAGCGAGAAGGGGCCGTTGCCCGGCTCCGAGATCTTGCCCACCAGCAGATGCACGTTGTAGATCATGTTATTGACCCAGGTGCCGCGCGTGTGCTGGTTGAAGCCCATGGTCCAGAACGAAACGACCTTGGTCTTCGGGTCGGCGTAGAGCTCGGCGAGTTTCTTCAGCCGATCGACCGGCACGCCCGAGAGCTTGCTGACCTTTTCCGCCGTGTACTCGGAGACGAACTTCGCGAACTCCTCGTAAGTGATCGGTGTCGCGTCGCTCGGATTGTTCTTCGGCTTGCCGTCGGCGCCGGGGTAGCCGTTGAACTTCGCGTCCTTCTCCAGCGCGTGGTTCGGACGCAGGCCGAAACCGATGTCGGTCTCACCGCGCTTGAAATTCACGTGCTCCTTGACGAAGGCCTTGTTGACCTTGCCCGTCTGGATGATGTGGTTGCAGATGAAGTTCAGGATCGCCAGATCGGTCTGCGGCGTGAAGATCATGCCGTTGTCGGCCAGCTCGAAACTGCGATGCTCGAAGGTCGACAGCACATGCACCTGGCAGTTCGGGTGCGAGAGGCGGCGGTCGGTGATGCGCGTCCACAGGATCGGGTGCATCTCCGCCATGTTCGAGCCCCACAGCACGAAGGCGTCGGCGTTCTCGATGTCGTCGTAGCAGCCCATCGGCTCGTCCATGCCGAAGGTGCGCATGAAGCCGGTGACCGCGCTGGCCATGCAGTGGCGCGCGTTGGGGTCGATGTTGTTGGAGCGGAAGCCGGCCTTCATCAGCTTCGATGCGGCGTAGCCTTCCCAGATCGTCCATTGGCCGGACCCGAACATCGCGATCGACGTGGGGCCCTTTTCCTTCAGGGCGGCTTTCCACTTTTCGGCCATGATGTCGAAGGCCTCGTTCCACGACACCTGAACGAACTCGCCGTTCTTGTCATAGACGCCATCCTTCTTGCGCAGCAGAGGCGTCGTCAGGCGGTCCGCGCCGTACATGATCTTCGACAGGAAGTAGCCCTTGATGCAGTTGAGGCCGCGGTTCACCTCGGCATCCGGGTCACCCTGCGTGGCGACCACCCGGCCGCCCTGCACGCCGACCAGCACCGAGCAGCCGGTGCCGCAGAAGCGGCAGGGCGCCTTGTCCCAGCGCAGGTTTGTATCAGGCGAGGCGGGCGCAGCAGCAGGCGCTGCATCTTTCTTCGGTGCGGCAAGGCTCAAGCCTGCCGAGGCCGCTGCGGCGGCCGCTGCGTTGGCCTTGATGAAGTCGCGTCGGGTGAGTGACATGCTGCCTCCGGAGATGGGTTCTGGGTCGTGCGCGCGGTGCGTCATGCCGGGGTGGCAGACGCTCGCGACAGGTCGGGTGGATTGTCCGACGTGGCGTCGTCGGCGTATTCGTAGGCGAGGGTGGTGCACACCAGATGCGGCACCAGCTGAACCTGCGTGAGCGTCTCGGTGGTGCCATGGCCGGGCAGGTCTTCGACCGTGACGACGAGCTTGCCTTCGCTGTCGTCACGCACGTGAAGCTCAACGCCGGGCAGTGCGGCAAGCGATGCACAGACGGCA
This region of Niveibacterium umoris genomic DNA includes:
- the napG gene encoding ferredoxin-type protein NapG; the encoded protein is MVSPSARTAFDRRRFLQTAAGAAGGACVLGLGLGLYAQQARALPATALRPPGALTEADFLASCVRCGLCVRDCPFDTLKLATPGDTVASGTPYFEARKVPCEMCDNIPCVKACPTGALDHGLSDISKAQMGLAVLIDQEHCLNFLGLRCDVCYRVCPAIDKAITLETKHNPRSDRHAMLLPTVHSDACTGCGKCEKSCVLPEAAIKVLPRKLAQGAPATHYRKGWEERERAGHSLIGEQIKLPVRGRDDLGAPTAGVDAAAGQSLPAGWAP
- the napA gene encoding nitrate reductase catalytic subunit NapA, translated to MSLTRRDFIKANAAAAAAASAGLSLAAPKKDAAPAAAPASPDTNLRWDKAPCRFCGTGCSVLVGVQGGRVVATQGDPDAEVNRGLNCIKGYFLSKIMYGADRLTTPLLRKKDGVYDKNGEFVQVSWNEAFDIMAEKWKAALKEKGPTSIAMFGSGQWTIWEGYAASKLMKAGFRSNNIDPNARHCMASAVTGFMRTFGMDEPMGCYDDIENADAFVLWGSNMAEMHPILWTRITDRRLSHPNCQVHVLSTFEHRSFELADNGMIFTPQTDLAILNFICNHIIQTGKVNKAFVKEHVNFKRGETDIGFGLRPNHALEKDAKFNGYPGADGKPKNNPSDATPITYEEFAKFVSEYTAEKVSKLSGVPVDRLKKLAELYADPKTKVVSFWTMGFNQHTRGTWVNNMIYNVHLLVGKISEPGNGPFSLTGQPSACGTAREVGTFAHRLPADMLVTNPDHRKHAEEIWQLPEGTIPDKIGLHAVAQSRALKDSKVKCYWTSTTNNMQAGPNVNGEIYPGWRNPEAFVVVSDAYPTVSALSADLILPAAMWTEKEGAFGNAERRTQFWRQQVQAPGEARSDLWQFVEFSKRFKVEEVWPAELIAKKPEYKGKTLYDVLYANKVVNKFPLAELEKVNGHAIKGYSNNEATAFGFYLQKGLFEEYAQFGRGHGHDLAAFDVYHKARGLRWPVVDGKETLWRYREGYDPYVKKGEGIKFYGQKDGKAVVFALPYQDPPEKPDAEFDMWLCTGRVLEHWHTGTMTRRVAELHKAVPEAVIFMHPDDAKKRGLQRGMRCKVISRRGDIVALLETRGRNKPPMGLIFIPFFDEGRLVNKLTLDATCPISKQTDFKKCAVKVVKA
- a CDS encoding chaperone NapD, which translates into the protein MRIVGLVLRAKPMHLDAVCASLAALPGVELHVRDDSEGKLVVTVEDLPGHGTTETLTQVQLVPHLVCTTLAYEYADDATSDNPPDLSRASATPA
- the napH gene encoding quinol dehydrogenase ferredoxin subunit NapH, with product MNTTSTPTSARRLGDEAITDKGWWPAHKWLLLRRGSQLGLLALFLLGPLAGVWIVKGNLASSLTLGVLPLTDPLILAQSLAAGHVPDRSALIGAAIVLAFYLAVGGRLYCSWVCPVNLVTDAAAALRRRLGLKGGRVPPEATRRWLLAVVLVVSALTGTIAWEWVNPVTMLHRALVFGGGLAWGIVAAVFAYDLLVAPRGWCGHLCPVGAFYAFLGHTALLRVSAPKRRACDDCMDCFAVCPEPHVIRPALKREGQTHPLILAPACTSCGRCIDICSKDVFAMTTRFNRSES
- a CDS encoding nitrate reductase cytochrome c-type subunit, whose product is MTIRKVASLCLALAATLAFALPIQAADTQVAVRSLRGTDVIGPSLEPDVPKVPNDRGALPRDFVQQPPLIPHDIRNYQITKNFNKCLDCHSWSRAQETGATKISVTHFRDRDGHELAGVSTRRYFCVQCHVAQTDARPLVGNTFQKSTGLQ